In Synechococcus sp. PCC 6312, one genomic interval encodes:
- a CDS encoding DUF3592 domain-containing protein: MVILILGTGAPLGTVILIGLVALLFVCVALFILIPRINEKTLRRKGRFIQATVVDVRDDRTDFQTIVTYEFFDPNTGKKYCRTGVLERSLGLPREGGDIEVIYLPDNPTVSRLKYEEGFESR; encoded by the coding sequence ATGGTCATCTTAATTTTGGGTACTGGCGCGCCTCTAGGGACAGTAATCCTGATTGGGCTAGTTGCTCTTCTATTTGTTTGTGTTGCCCTTTTTATCCTCATACCGAGGATCAATGAGAAAACTCTGCGCCGTAAAGGACGTTTTATTCAAGCAACTGTTGTAGACGTGCGAGATGATCGAACAGATTTTCAGACAATAGTAACGTATGAATTTTTTGATCCTAACACTGGTAAGAAATATTGCCGGACAGGTGTTTTAGAGCGTAGTCTTGGTCTACCAAGGGAAGGCGGAGATATAGAAGTTATCTATTTGCCCGACAATCCCACGGTATCAAGACTTAAGTACGAAGAAGGGTTTGAAAGCCGTTGA
- a CDS encoding trans-aconitate 2-methyltransferase yields MQPEDTAIAYDDLAHWWQEQHQQSEYGLAPLRRAIQLTQPRGLAIDIGCGSSGRFISVLLNSGFTVEGLDISAQMIQLAQELHPGLVFYCQNVADWQPTKPYNLITAWDSTFHLPLNLQEPVLTKLCNALADQGILLLTCGGGADASEIRGSFQSQDFEYSTLGINHILRIIDQQGCTCLHLEYDQHPENHVYLIIQKHVG; encoded by the coding sequence ATGCAGCCTGAAGACACAGCCATTGCCTATGATGACTTGGCCCATTGGTGGCAAGAGCAGCATCAGCAATCCGAATATGGTCTGGCTCCCTTAAGGCGGGCTATTCAATTGACCCAACCTAGGGGATTGGCGATTGATATTGGTTGTGGCAGTAGTGGACGTTTTATCTCGGTCTTACTCAATTCTGGCTTTACAGTTGAAGGGTTGGATATTTCAGCCCAGATGATTCAATTAGCCCAAGAACTCCATCCAGGCCTGGTGTTTTATTGTCAAAATGTGGCTGACTGGCAACCCACTAAACCTTATAACCTCATCACGGCCTGGGATAGTACGTTTCATTTACCCTTGAATTTGCAAGAGCCGGTTTTAACTAAACTCTGTAATGCCTTAGCTGATCAAGGAATTTTGCTTTTGACCTGTGGCGGTGGGGCCGATGCCAGTGAAATTCGCGGTAGTTTTCAGTCCCAAGATTTTGAGTACAGTACCTTAGGCATTAACCACATCTTAAGAATTATTGATCAGCAGGGTTGCACCTGTTTGCATTTGGAATATGATCAACATCCAGAAAATCATGTTTACCTGATTATCCAGAAGCACGTTGGGTAG
- a CDS encoding ABC transporter permease subunit (The N-terminal region of this protein, as described by TIGR01726, is a three transmembrane segment that identifies a subfamily of ABC transporter permease subunits, which specificities that include histidine, arginine, glutamine, glutamate, L-cystine (sic), the opines (in Agrobacterium) octopine and nopaline, etc.), which yields MEYPAVFQAWPRLVLSGILIIFLAISSCTRNDQSLSKVLQVGLEPTFAPFEFQPGGGEVVGFDVDLMRAVGQAVGLAVEFKTMNFDGLIPALAVGQIQAAASGITITADRLEVVDFSRPYFEATLAIGVLPANRNLKTFKDLAGKRIAVQIGTASADEAKKIPNANVIIYDSTDLSIQSLISKNVDAIINDTPTLLYSIARGGFSQIQVFRQEETRQYYGVATQQQSPYLKLINQGLDKILKDGTYDKIYTQWFESPAPALPALAPAQQEMVSTQSGLWDSLKIALRSVPALLQGTVITLQLTTASIVLGIAGGLVLALVRLSQNKWGLGLSAIYIDFFRGTPLLVQIFMIYFGIPGIVQGLGLDFSPDRFVASVAALSLNEAAYMAEILRSGLQAVEKGQQEAAESLGFSGWQTLRHVVFPQAFRQMVPALGNEFISMLKNTSLVAVIGYEELFRKGQLIVADEYRPFEIYTTVAIIYLIMTVIAARGFDYLEYRLYPDKQPHKIITSVK from the coding sequence GTGGAGTATCCCGCTGTGTTCCAGGCCTGGCCCCGTCTTGTTTTGAGTGGGATTTTGATCATTTTTCTGGCTATTTCTAGCTGTACTCGCAATGATCAAAGTCTTTCCAAGGTGTTGCAAGTTGGCCTGGAACCCACCTTTGCCCCCTTTGAGTTTCAACCTGGAGGAGGCGAGGTCGTCGGCTTTGATGTCGATTTAATGCGGGCGGTGGGTCAAGCCGTGGGCCTGGCGGTGGAATTCAAAACCATGAACTTTGATGGCCTGATTCCGGCTTTAGCGGTCGGACAAATTCAAGCGGCGGCCTCTGGGATTACGATTACGGCAGATCGGCTTGAGGTGGTGGATTTCTCCCGTCCCTACTTTGAAGCGACCCTTGCGATTGGGGTTTTACCGGCCAACCGTAACCTAAAAACCTTTAAGGACTTAGCCGGTAAACGAATTGCGGTGCAAATTGGCACGGCTTCCGCAGACGAGGCTAAAAAAATCCCCAACGCCAATGTGATTATTTACGACTCCACCGATTTGAGTATCCAATCCCTGATTAGTAAAAATGTCGATGCCATCATTAACGACACACCGACCTTGCTTTACAGCATTGCTCGCGGTGGATTCAGCCAAATTCAAGTCTTTCGGCAAGAAGAAACCAGACAATATTATGGAGTCGCCACCCAACAGCAATCTCCCTACCTAAAACTGATTAACCAAGGCCTGGACAAAATCCTTAAAGATGGTACCTATGACAAAATTTATACCCAGTGGTTCGAGTCCCCGGCTCCAGCCCTCCCAGCATTGGCCCCAGCCCAACAAGAAATGGTTTCCACGCAATCAGGACTGTGGGATAGTCTGAAAATTGCCCTGCGTTCCGTTCCCGCCCTGCTCCAAGGCACTGTGATCACCCTCCAACTCACCACCGCATCCATTGTTTTGGGAATTGCGGGGGGCCTGGTTTTAGCCTTGGTGCGTTTATCTCAAAACAAATGGGGCCTGGGACTGAGTGCCATCTACATTGACTTTTTCCGGGGAACACCCCTGCTCGTCCAAATTTTTATGATCTACTTTGGGATTCCGGGAATTGTCCAAGGCCTGGGCTTAGATTTTAGTCCCGACCGCTTTGTCGCCTCTGTGGCCGCCCTCAGTTTGAATGAAGCCGCCTACATGGCCGAGATTTTACGCAGTGGCCTCCAAGCGGTCGAAAAAGGCCAACAGGAAGCGGCCGAATCCTTGGGGTTTAGTGGTTGGCAAACCTTACGTCATGTGGTCTTTCCCCAGGCCTTTCGGCAAATGGTTCCAGCCCTCGGGAATGAGTTTATTTCGATGCTCAAAAATACCAGTTTGGTGGCGGTGATTGGCTATGAAGAACTGTTTCGGAAAGGTCAGTTAATTGTCGCAGATGAGTATCGGCCCTTTGAAATTTACACCACTGTCGCGATTATTTACTTGATCATGACTGTGATTGCGGCCCGCGGGTTTGATTATTTGGAATACCGGCTCTATCCTGACAAACAGCCCCACAAGATCATCACCTCAGTTAAATAA
- a CDS encoding GIY-YIG nuclease family protein, producing the protein MPIDELMEWKTWPSVEFEQRQSLPPESGIYVLVDAADKVWYVGLSTNLCSRWEGRKHHRHDQLKRTNTRRQYQIYWKKVPTYQLKEKETEYIHQFQPFLNFTKVRNYTRPNLSANEEFTRVLKIITDKATNSPKYRSAVLGYYNQVEINENDQLNEAISIIIIIGYSDCKIIEKSYLKSQKRKGSLFRDSWCVNKSYCHKDKLAINPLKIYSFSLNQVLYEFVAFSSISNWLEINEDKLTLFDICNQPIFALRNPTDLQEALTKQQEVWDLFYAHFKRRRQLADEDYIAYRMSELKPIDQLSGV; encoded by the coding sequence TTGCCAATTGATGAACTTATGGAATGGAAAACTTGGCCAAGTGTAGAATTTGAGCAACGACAAAGCTTGCCGCCAGAATCAGGAATCTATGTTCTAGTTGATGCTGCTGATAAAGTTTGGTATGTTGGACTTTCAACAAATCTTTGTTCTCGTTGGGAAGGAAGAAAACATCATCGGCATGACCAACTTAAGCGAACAAACACAAGGCGACAGTATCAAATTTATTGGAAAAAAGTACCCACTTATCAACTCAAGGAAAAAGAAACAGAGTATATCCACCAATTTCAGCCATTTCTAAACTTCACTAAAGTTAGAAACTACACAAGACCAAACCTAAGCGCAAATGAGGAATTTACACGTGTATTAAAGATCATTACTGATAAAGCTACAAACTCTCCAAAATATAGATCTGCAGTTTTAGGATATTATAATCAAGTCGAAATCAATGAAAATGATCAACTAAATGAAGCAATATCTATCATAATTATTATAGGATATAGTGATTGTAAAATAATTGAAAAATCGTATCTGAAATCTCAAAAAAGAAAGGGGAGTTTGTTTAGAGATTCATGGTGTGTTAATAAAAGTTATTGTCATAAAGATAAGTTAGCAATAAATCCTCTTAAAATCTACAGCTTTTCCTTAAATCAAGTGCTTTATGAGTTTGTTGCATTCTCATCTATATCAAACTGGCTTGAAATAAATGAAGATAAGCTGACGTTATTTGATATTTGCAATCAACCAATTTTTGCACTAAGGAATCCAACAGATTTACAAGAAGCCTTAACTAAACAACAAGAGGTTTGGGATCTTTTTTATGCCCACTTTAAGCGACGTAGGCAATTAGCCGATGAAGATTACATTGCATATCGAATGTCGGAGTTGAAACCCATTGATCAACTTTCGGGGGTTTGA
- the aroB gene encoding 3-dehydroquinate synthase, which translates to MLSRSIPVNLPNQAYKVVIQSGGQAFLGAILQGQGLIKPGQKLLVVSNPQIFQHYGPEIIDSLVNAGADVEKCLIPAGERFKTPKTLQKIYDAALAHRLERGSALVALGGGVVGDMTGFAAATWLRGIGVIQVPTSLLAMVDAAIGGKTGVNHPQGKNLIGAFHQPRLVLIDPHTLQTLPRREFRAAMAEVIKYGVIWDAELFDLLENATALDRVQAVSEDLLAEILIRSCQAKVNVVTKDERESGLRAILNYGHTLGHALESITQYRQFNHGEAVGLGMLAAGEIAVRMGLWTETNQTRQMQLVKKVKLPTAWPGDLDLDIVLTLLTSDKKVKDGQVRFILPQAIGQVIIHDQVPATIIREAIRSLQSHD; encoded by the coding sequence ATGTTATCTCGATCTATTCCCGTCAATCTTCCCAACCAGGCCTACAAAGTCGTGATTCAATCTGGCGGGCAAGCATTCCTAGGGGCAATTCTCCAAGGGCAAGGGCTGATTAAACCCGGTCAAAAGCTCCTGGTCGTCTCAAATCCGCAAATTTTTCAACACTATGGGCCAGAAATTATAGACTCTTTGGTCAACGCAGGGGCGGATGTGGAAAAATGCCTAATTCCGGCGGGGGAACGCTTCAAAACCCCGAAAACCCTCCAGAAAATCTACGATGCAGCCTTAGCCCACAGACTTGAACGCGGCTCGGCCTTGGTCGCCTTGGGGGGCGGTGTGGTTGGGGATATGACCGGATTTGCGGCGGCGACTTGGTTGCGAGGGATTGGCGTGATTCAAGTTCCCACTAGTTTATTAGCAATGGTAGATGCCGCTATTGGGGGAAAAACAGGGGTTAATCATCCCCAGGGCAAAAATTTAATTGGGGCCTTCCATCAACCTCGTTTAGTCCTGATTGATCCCCATACCTTGCAAACCCTCCCCCGGCGAGAATTTCGGGCAGCCATGGCAGAGGTGATTAAGTATGGGGTGATCTGGGATGCGGAATTATTTGACTTGCTCGAAAATGCGACTGCCCTCGATCGTGTCCAGGCCGTGAGTGAAGATCTCTTAGCCGAAATCTTAATCCGTTCCTGCCAGGCCAAGGTAAATGTGGTGACAAAAGACGAGCGGGAATCGGGATTACGGGCCATTCTCAACTACGGTCATACCCTCGGCCATGCCTTGGAAAGTATTACCCAGTATCGCCAGTTTAATCATGGGGAAGCGGTGGGCCTGGGAATGTTAGCGGCGGGGGAAATTGCGGTCAGGATGGGCCTGTGGACAGAAACCAATCAAACACGCCAGATGCAGTTAGTTAAAAAAGTTAAGTTACCCACGGCCTGGCCTGGAGATTTAGATTTGGATATAGTTCTAACCCTGTTAACCAGCGACAAGAAAGTTAAAGATGGTCAAGTTCGCTTTATTTTGCCCCAGGCCATTGGTCAAGTAATCATCCACGATCAAGTCCCCGCAACCATCATTCGGGAAGCCATCCGATCCCTCCAGTCCCATGATTAG
- a CDS encoding TIGR04282 family arsenosugar biosynthesis glycosyltransferase yields the protein MTLGLLIFTRHPEPGRSKTRLIPALGATGAAQLHQTMAEHTLHQARTFAQAIPEPLEIMVWFTGGDLALMQTWLGTGINYQTQPEGDLGARLLYALGHHFQTTDHPAFVIGTDCPELTVPILTQAQAALTNHDLVIGPAQDGGYYLIGLKKLIPELFQNMAWGSDQVLRKSLTIAQDLGLSTALLPELTDIDRPADLRHLHQARFGDWLPPQSV from the coding sequence ATGACCCTTGGCCTGCTCATTTTTACCCGTCACCCTGAACCCGGCCGCAGCAAAACCCGGTTAATTCCGGCCTTAGGAGCCACAGGAGCCGCCCAACTCCATCAAACAATGGCCGAGCATACCCTTCACCAGGCCAGAACCTTTGCCCAAGCCATCCCTGAACCTCTGGAAATTATGGTTTGGTTTACCGGGGGAGACTTAGCTCTGATGCAGACTTGGTTAGGAACCGGAATCAACTATCAAACACAACCAGAAGGAGACTTGGGAGCGCGATTGCTCTATGCCTTGGGCCACCACTTTCAAACCACTGACCACCCTGCCTTCGTGATCGGGACGGACTGCCCAGAATTAACCGTTCCCATCCTCACCCAGGCCCAAGCGGCATTAACCAATCATGATCTCGTCATTGGCCCAGCCCAAGATGGCGGCTATTACTTAATTGGCCTGAAAAAGCTCATTCCAGAATTATTTCAAAACATGGCCTGGGGTAGCGATCAAGTCCTGAGAAAATCCCTCACCATTGCCCAAGATTTAGGATTATCCACCGCTCTGTTACCCGAATTAACCGACATTGATCGCCCCGCAGATTTACGCCATTTACACCAGGCCAGATTTGGAGATTGGCTTCCTCCGCAATCCGTATAG
- the cobJ gene encoding precorrin-3B C(17)-methyltransferase has product MTIALMTLNQASVITARKITAQLPDAKIYGLANRTQAPDIAYTDFGETVRELFQAGVPIIGFCAAGILIRTLAPLLSNKWQEPPVLAVAEDGSAVVPLLGGLKGANQLARHIANILDVNAAITTTGDIRFQTALLAPPPSYHLVNPEDAKEFLADLLSGASIKLLGNAPWLTDSKISFLAADQASDLVIEIANLETPLSELKPSSKQLIYRYHPETAASQPGKLVIVGTGPGDLAWMSPEVKTALLAATDWVGYKTYLNLVESLRLPQITRHESDNRVELDRAELALDLAAMGKSVAVVSSGDPGIFAMAAAVFEVLEQRAKPSWEQIQVTVCPGISAFQAAAALVGAPLGHDFCVISLSDILKPWEIIVQRIIHAAQADFVIAFYNPVSSQRTWQLETAKEILLSYRTPATPVILGRNLGRPGQTVIIQTLETLDINQVDMRTVVLVGSSQTKVMQHNSRQWVYTPRFYPGY; this is encoded by the coding sequence ATGACCATTGCATTGATGACTTTGAACCAGGCCAGTGTCATTACCGCCCGCAAAATTACGGCCCAGTTACCCGATGCAAAAATTTATGGATTAGCCAATCGCACCCAGGCCCCGGATATTGCCTATACAGATTTTGGCGAGACGGTTCGGGAGTTATTTCAAGCTGGAGTGCCGATTATTGGGTTTTGTGCGGCGGGGATTTTGATTCGGACATTGGCCCCACTCCTGAGCAATAAATGGCAAGAACCTCCTGTTTTGGCGGTGGCGGAAGATGGGAGTGCGGTTGTGCCGTTGTTGGGGGGCTTAAAGGGGGCCAATCAGTTAGCGCGGCACATTGCCAATATTTTAGACGTTAACGCCGCTATTACCACTACTGGAGATATTCGCTTTCAAACTGCCTTACTTGCACCACCCCCAAGCTATCATCTCGTTAATCCTGAAGATGCCAAAGAATTTTTAGCTGACCTACTTAGTGGAGCTTCAATCAAACTATTAGGAAATGCTCCTTGGTTAACCGACAGTAAAATTTCTTTTTTAGCCGCTGACCAGGCCAGTGATCTTGTTATTGAAATTGCTAACTTAGAAACACCCTTATCTGAACTAAAACCCAGTTCTAAGCAGTTAATTTATCGGTATCACCCGGAAACCGCTGCATCACAACCGGGAAAATTAGTCATTGTTGGCACTGGGCCGGGGGATCTGGCCTGGATGTCGCCTGAAGTGAAAACAGCCTTGCTCGCAGCTACGGATTGGGTCGGCTATAAAACCTATTTGAATTTAGTAGAATCTCTGCGCTTGCCCCAGATTACCCGCCATGAATCTGATAATCGGGTGGAATTGGATCGGGCCGAACTGGCCTTAGATTTAGCGGCAATGGGAAAATCTGTAGCAGTAGTGTCATCGGGAGATCCGGGCATTTTTGCCATGGCGGCGGCGGTGTTTGAAGTCTTGGAGCAACGAGCTAAACCCAGTTGGGAGCAGATTCAAGTTACAGTGTGTCCGGGGATTTCCGCCTTCCAGGCCGCGGCGGCATTAGTGGGTGCGCCCTTGGGTCATGATTTTTGTGTAATTTCGTTATCGGACATTCTCAAACCTTGGGAGATCATTGTCCAGCGAATCATCCATGCCGCCCAGGCCGATTTTGTGATTGCCTTTTATAATCCCGTCTCTTCCCAACGCACCTGGCAGTTAGAAACCGCAAAGGAAATTCTCTTAAGCTATCGAACTCCAGCAACCCCCGTCATTTTAGGGCGGAATTTGGGCCGGCCTGGGCAAACTGTAATCATCCAAACTTTAGAAACCTTAGATATTAATCAAGTGGATATGCGGACAGTGGTATTGGTAGGTTCGAGTCAAACAAAAGTGATGCAGCATAATTCCCGCCAGTGGGTTTATACGCCGCGTTTTTATCCGGGTTACTAA
- a CDS encoding cobyrinate a,c-diamide synthase, whose amino-acid sequence MSLIIAGERSGVGKTTVTLALLAALAQQNSKIIQSFKVGPDYIDPMFHRRLTGRPCRNLDVILTSETYVQDCFTRHTAACDYVVIEGVMGLFDGASSTLINPVIPWDRGSTAHIADLLQLPILLVVNAAGTSRSIAALVHGYQTYAPQLNIAGVVFNRVSSERHLELLSRALASLNMPLLGVFYRQADITIPDRHLGLVPTDELPELPALIQRLATLGQASFAWDQLLPLLAPPILQPLTSKLEISALKQEQLTSELQLSSSDPQQLTSELQLSSSDPQQLTSELQLSSSDPQQLTSELQLSSSDPQQLTSELQLSSSEPHHWTSELQLSSSEPHHLTSELQLLSSEPHHWTSELQLSSSEPHHWTSELQLSSSEPHHLTSELQLLSSEPQYQPEALCRLAIAQDAAFNFYYADNLDILESVGFELVAWSPLADTSLPDNIHGLYLGGGFPEMFAAELSANQSLIQQLHHLISQGLPAYAECGGLMYLCQAIVDFEQHSHPMLGILPTTAQMGKRLTLGYRHVQPNPGLVNALIPDAQIIVGHEFHRSTLTTRPTLPLYHLTHYDGSRPQTEGWQVFNVYASYVHLHFGGCLSLPKWFLNLCQTYYLKQSSNCGNPF is encoded by the coding sequence ATGAGTTTAATTATTGCGGGTGAACGGAGCGGAGTTGGCAAAACAACCGTCACTCTTGCGCTTTTAGCAGCCTTAGCCCAACAGAACTCTAAAATAATTCAATCTTTCAAAGTTGGCCCCGACTATATCGATCCGATGTTTCATCGCCGCCTGACGGGTCGCCCTTGTCGGAATTTGGATGTAATTTTAACCTCAGAAACTTACGTTCAAGATTGCTTTACCCGCCATACTGCTGCTTGTGATTATGTCGTGATCGAAGGGGTAATGGGCTTATTTGATGGGGCTAGTTCGACTCTGATCAACCCGGTCATACCTTGGGATCGAGGCAGCACGGCTCATATTGCCGATCTATTACAGTTACCCATTCTTTTAGTCGTGAATGCGGCTGGAACCTCTCGCTCGATTGCGGCCCTAGTACATGGCTATCAAACCTATGCCCCTCAGTTAAACATTGCTGGTGTTGTCTTCAACCGAGTTAGTAGTGAACGTCATTTAGAGTTATTGTCAAGAGCTTTAGCGAGTCTGAATATGCCACTGCTGGGGGTGTTTTATCGGCAAGCTGACATCACCATCCCGGATCGCCATTTGGGCCTGGTTCCCACCGATGAACTCCCTGAACTGCCGGCCTTGATTCAGCGTCTCGCCACCTTGGGCCAGGCCAGTTTTGCTTGGGATCAGTTACTCCCCCTTTTAGCCCCACCGATCCTACAGCCGTTAACCTCTAAGCTGGAAATTTCAGCCTTAAAGCAAGAACAATTGACCTCTGAGCTACAACTTTCGAGTTCTGACCCTCAACAATTGACTTCTGAGCTACAACTTTCGAGTTCTGACCCTCAACAATTGACTTCTGAGCTACAACTTTCGAGTTCTGACCCTCAACAATTGACTTCTGAGCTACAACTTTCGAGTTCTGACCCTCAACAATTGACCTCTGAACTACAACTTTCGAGTTCCGAACCGCACCATTGGACTTCTGAACTACAACTTTCGAGTTCTGAACCGCACCATTTGACCTCTGAGCTACAACTTTTGAGTTCTGAACCGCACCATTGGACTTCTGAGCTACAACTTTCGAGTTCTGAACCTCACCATTGGACTTCTGAACTACAACTTTCGAGTTCTGAACCGCACCATTTGACCTCTGAGCTACAACTTTTGAGTTCTGAACCCCAATATCAACCTGAGGCCCTGTGTCGGTTAGCCATTGCCCAAGATGCCGCCTTTAACTTTTACTACGCCGATAACTTGGATATTTTGGAATCTGTGGGCTTTGAACTCGTGGCCTGGAGTCCGTTGGCAGATACGTCCCTTCCCGACAATATTCACGGGCTATATTTGGGCGGTGGGTTCCCCGAAATGTTTGCCGCTGAGTTGAGTGCCAATCAATCCCTCATCCAGCAATTACATCACCTCATTTCCCAAGGCTTGCCAGCCTATGCCGAATGCGGCGGGTTAATGTATCTCTGCCAGGCGATTGTGGACTTTGAGCAACATTCTCATCCAATGCTGGGAATTTTACCCACCACGGCCCAAATGGGAAAACGGCTCACCCTCGGCTATCGGCACGTCCAACCCAATCCAGGCCTGGTTAACGCCCTCATTCCCGATGCTCAGATCATAGTTGGCCATGAATTTCATCGCTCAACCTTAACAACTCGACCGACTCTTCCCCTCTATCACCTGACCCACTATGACGGGAGCAGGCCCCAAACAGAAGGCTGGCAGGTATTCAATGTCTATGCGTCCTATGTCCATTTGCACTTTGGCGGCTGTTTGTCCCTACCAAAATGGTTTTTGAACTTGTGTCAAACCTATTACCTGAAGCAATCATCCAACTGCGGCAATCCTTTTTGA